One Lepus europaeus isolate LE1 chromosome 7, mLepTim1.pri, whole genome shotgun sequence DNA segment encodes these proteins:
- the LOC133764360 gene encoding LOW QUALITY PROTEIN: serine/threonine-protein phosphatase 2A 55 kDa regulatory subunit B delta isoform-like (The sequence of the model RefSeq protein was modified relative to this genomic sequence to represent the inferred CDS: inserted 1 base in 1 codon), with translation MDLMVEASPRRIFANAHTYHINSISVNSDHETYLSADDLRINLWHLESTDRSFNIVDIKPADMEELTEVITAAEFHPHQCNVLIYSSSKGTVRLCDMRCSALCDRHATFFEAPEDPSSRSFFSXIISSISDVKFSHSGRYMMTRDYLSVKVWDLNMESRPVETHQVRGSLRRKLCSLYENDCIFDNCWNGSDSAIMTGSYSNFFRMFDRSSRRDVTLEASGENSKPRASLKPRKVCAGGKRKKDEISVDSVHFNKKILHTAWHPVENTIAVAATNNLYIFQDKAN, from the exons ATGGACCTTATGGTGGAAGCCAGCCCACGGCGGATCTTTGCGAATGCTCACACGTATCACATCAATTCCATTTCAGTGAACAGTGACCACGAGACGTATCTCTCTGCAGATGACCTGCGAATTAACCTGTGGCACCTGGAAAGCACAGACAGAAGTTTCAACATCGTGGACATCAAGCCCGCAGACATGGAGGAGCTGACGGAGGTCATCACGGCGGCCGAGTTCCACCCGCACCAGTGCAACGTGCTCATCTACAGCAGCAGCAAGGGCACCGTGCGGCTGTGCGACATGCGCTGCTCCGCCCTCTGCGACAGGCACGCCACATTCTTCGAGGCGCCTGAGGATCCCAGCAGCAGGTCCTTCTTCT GGATCATCTCCTCCATCTCCGACGTGAAGTTCAGCCACAGCGGGCGGTACATGATGACCAGGGACTACCTGTCGGTGAAGGTGTGGGACCTCAACATGGAGAGCAGGCCCGTGGAGACGCACCAGGTGCGCGGGTCCCTGCGCCGCAAGCTCTGCTCGCTCTACGAGAACGACTGCATCTTTGACAACTGCTGGAATGGCTCCGACAGCGCCATCATGACCGGCTCCTACAGCAACTTCTTCAGGATGTTTGACAGGAGCTCGCGGAGGGACGTCACGCTGGAGGCCTCTGGCGAGAACAGCAAGCCTCGCGCCAGCCTCAAGCCCCGGAAGGTGTGCGCAGgcgggaagaggaagaaagacgAGATCAGTGTGGACAGTGTGCACTTCAACAAGAAGATCCTGCACACAGCCTGGCACCCGGTGGAGAACACCATCGCCGTGGCCGCCACCAATAACTTGTATATATTCCAGGACAAGGCCAACTAG